One stretch of Eggerthella lenta DSM 2243 DNA includes these proteins:
- a CDS encoding sensor domain-containing diguanylate cyclase, translating into MNPLFDEALSFVSDTVRRFYAGTGIEQVVERFSDDLSWIGAGEVEFSTSAEEIVSYLTKRAPLAPPCEVFDEEFYLVNVTECSCTVIGRYNVRTREDSQLVIEERQRCSYELVDAGGELKIRHVHASNPYRAMRDERYFPFEAGRQTYEYLQQLVREKTATIDLLTDNITGGLKMSEDDDVYTLSYVNEGLARMLGYTIEELMEVSGGTAAGMVHAPDRAQALADVARCFAEGPTYETEYRARRKDGTLAWVLDSGRKVQTEDGAVKIGSVLVDITSRKEAEIALAVERERYRIALRSVTDVLFEYDIERDVLVEYERAPGADGSALPEERRIERYTEMIAEGGRIHPDDCERLAEALQGGESVTLDVRRLFGGSPEGDWRWTRMHAMMLYDRNGAPVRTIGSWRDITAERRQLEDLADQARRDPLTGLFNQSATSELIDPLLRTGAKRGVGALLVIDIDDFKGVNDTFGHLAGDELLSNVARSLEEALASDDAIVARIGGDEFVAYLPHADLVQAQRAALRVNGQRCEGRALVTLSVGGALAGIDGGTYESLFDAADRALYEAKRKGKDRVSFAGEARP; encoded by the coding sequence ATGAACCCGCTGTTCGACGAAGCGCTGTCGTTCGTGAGCGACACGGTGCGCCGGTTTTACGCCGGAACGGGCATCGAGCAGGTGGTTGAGCGCTTTTCCGACGATCTCTCGTGGATAGGAGCGGGCGAGGTGGAATTCTCGACCAGCGCCGAAGAGATCGTGTCGTATTTGACGAAGCGCGCGCCGCTTGCGCCTCCGTGCGAGGTTTTCGACGAGGAGTTTTACCTGGTGAACGTCACGGAGTGCAGTTGCACCGTGATAGGTCGCTACAATGTGCGCACGCGCGAGGACTCGCAGCTGGTGATCGAAGAGCGCCAGCGGTGCAGCTACGAGCTGGTGGATGCGGGCGGAGAGCTCAAGATCCGCCATGTCCATGCGTCGAATCCCTATCGGGCGATGAGGGACGAGCGGTACTTCCCCTTCGAGGCCGGCAGGCAGACCTACGAGTACTTGCAGCAGCTCGTGCGCGAGAAAACGGCCACCATCGATCTGCTCACCGATAACATCACGGGCGGCCTCAAGATGAGCGAGGACGACGACGTGTACACGCTGTCCTACGTCAACGAGGGTCTGGCGCGCATGCTCGGCTACACCATCGAAGAGCTGATGGAGGTGAGCGGCGGCACGGCGGCGGGCATGGTGCATGCTCCCGATCGCGCGCAGGCGCTCGCCGATGTCGCGCGCTGCTTCGCCGAGGGGCCTACGTACGAGACGGAGTACCGCGCGCGCCGCAAGGACGGTACGCTGGCGTGGGTGCTCGATTCGGGTCGCAAAGTGCAAACCGAGGACGGTGCGGTGAAGATCGGCAGCGTGCTCGTGGACATCACGTCGCGCAAGGAGGCGGAGATCGCGCTCGCGGTGGAGCGGGAACGCTACCGCATCGCGCTGCGCAGCGTTACCGACGTGCTGTTCGAATACGATATCGAGCGCGACGTGCTGGTCGAGTACGAGCGAGCGCCCGGCGCGGACGGCAGCGCGCTTCCCGAGGAGCGTCGGATCGAGCGCTACACCGAGATGATCGCAGAAGGCGGGCGCATCCATCCCGACGACTGCGAGCGCCTGGCCGAGGCGCTGCAGGGCGGCGAGTCGGTGACGCTCGACGTGCGTCGTCTTTTCGGGGGCTCGCCGGAAGGCGACTGGCGTTGGACGCGCATGCACGCCATGATGCTGTACGACCGCAACGGAGCGCCCGTGCGCACCATCGGCAGCTGGCGAGACATCACCGCGGAGCGTCGTCAGCTTGAAGACCTCGCCGACCAGGCGCGACGCGATCCTCTGACCGGGCTGTTCAATCAGAGCGCCACCTCCGAGCTCATCGACCCGCTGTTGCGCACCGGTGCGAAACGCGGCGTGGGAGCTCTGCTCGTCATCGACATCGACGACTTCAAAGGCGTGAACGATACGTTCGGCCATCTGGCCGGCGACGAGCTGCTGTCGAACGTGGCGCGGTCGCTTGAAGAGGCGTTGGCGTCGGACGACGCCATCGTTGCGCGTATCGGCGGCGACGAGTTCGTCGCGTATCTGCCGCACGCCGATCTCGTTCAGGCGCAGCGGGCTGCTCTGCGGGTGAACGGGCAAAGATGCGAAGGCCGCGCGCTCGTCACGCTCAGCGTGGGCGGAGCGTTGGCCGGTATCGACGGAGGAACGTACGAATCGCTGTTCGACGCGGCCGACCGTGCGCTGTACGAGGCGAAGCGCAAGGGTAAGGATCGCGTCAGCTTCGCGGGCGAAGCGCGTCCTTGA
- a CDS encoding TetR family transcriptional regulator, giving the protein MLPDLAHGQDIFGSPELRTKMKILHAVDKSLDRITIAEICENAGISRQTFYRHFQSKYDIPWWHSIFCRQFYLNEIGRTIDWKTGYYHHLRLIAQERDFYRKSIQYSINTPFGQTVMPENRKTVLLETLEKYRHVTVNDNMRFIVEIFSKLECEVLNDWFRSDAPTDLVRWTDDLVSLVPDRLYRALRIDEPGGTSAG; this is encoded by the coding sequence ATGCTGCCGGATCTTGCTCATGGACAGGACATCTTCGGATCGCCCGAGCTGCGCACGAAGATGAAGATACTGCATGCCGTCGACAAATCGCTCGATCGCATCACGATCGCCGAGATATGCGAGAACGCGGGAATATCCCGGCAGACGTTCTACCGCCATTTTCAAAGCAAATACGACATCCCTTGGTGGCATTCCATCTTCTGCCGGCAGTTCTACCTCAACGAGATAGGGCGCACCATCGATTGGAAGACAGGGTACTATCATCATCTCCGGCTTATCGCGCAGGAGCGCGATTTCTACCGCAAGTCCATCCAGTACAGCATCAACACGCCCTTCGGCCAGACCGTTATGCCCGAGAACCGCAAGACGGTGCTGTTGGAGACGCTCGAGAAGTACCGCCATGTGACCGTGAACGACAACATGCGGTTCATCGTGGAGATATTCTCGAAGCTGGAGTGCGAGGTGCTGAACGACTGGTTCCGCTCGGATGCGCCCACCGACCTCGTGCGTTGGACCGACGATCTCGTGAGCCTCGTGCCCGACCGCCTGTACCGCGCGCTGAGGATCGACGAGCCGGGTGGAACCTCGGCTGGTTAG
- a CDS encoding serine/threonine protein kinase: MAKIVNSWNDWDPLKRVIVGLCDNSVIPPEEPATSEKVPVDSEMRGMWGLRPLRTVEVGNACLENLVKALEERGVVVDRPTPLQWNQAIGTPDFRNDSMMTCMPPRDILLTMGNEIMASANSFRCRYFEYLAYWPLMKQYFDEDPDFLWTQAPRPRLTDKSYKHNYYDEKISLEERLVRTANKDFVTTEVEPMWDAADVMRMGKDLFIQHGLTTNRTAMDWFQRYYPEHRVHAVNFPGDPYPIHIDATFVPLRPGLIINNPQRKLPEEQRAIFEANDWQIVDAAQPAHSEPPEFCYSSVWLSMNCLVLDPKTVIVEASEVYQQEEMDKLGMNVIPVDLRGAYAFGGGLHCSTADVYREGECLDYFPNRVADPTLVRPEMWND, from the coding sequence ATGGCGAAGATAGTCAATTCTTGGAACGACTGGGATCCGCTGAAGCGCGTGATCGTCGGCCTGTGCGACAACTCGGTCATCCCGCCCGAGGAGCCCGCGACCTCCGAGAAGGTGCCGGTCGACTCCGAGATGCGCGGCATGTGGGGTCTCCGCCCGCTGCGCACGGTCGAGGTCGGCAACGCCTGCCTCGAGAACCTCGTGAAGGCGCTCGAGGAGCGCGGCGTGGTCGTCGACCGCCCGACGCCCCTGCAGTGGAACCAGGCCATCGGCACGCCCGACTTCCGCAACGACTCGATGATGACCTGCATGCCGCCCCGCGACATCCTGCTCACCATGGGCAACGAGATCATGGCCTCCGCCAACTCCTTCCGCTGCCGCTACTTCGAGTACCTGGCCTACTGGCCGCTCATGAAGCAGTACTTCGACGAGGACCCGGACTTCCTGTGGACCCAGGCCCCGCGCCCGCGCCTGACCGACAAGTCCTACAAGCACAACTACTACGACGAGAAGATCTCGCTGGAGGAGCGCCTGGTGCGCACCGCCAACAAGGACTTCGTCACGACGGAAGTCGAGCCGATGTGGGACGCCGCCGACGTCATGCGCATGGGCAAGGACCTGTTCATCCAGCACGGCCTGACCACGAACCGCACGGCCATGGACTGGTTCCAGCGCTACTACCCCGAGCACCGCGTGCACGCCGTGAACTTCCCGGGCGACCCCTACCCGATCCACATCGACGCGACCTTCGTGCCGCTGCGCCCCGGCCTGATCATCAACAACCCGCAGCGCAAGCTGCCCGAGGAGCAGCGCGCGATCTTCGAGGCCAACGACTGGCAGATCGTCGACGCCGCCCAGCCGGCCCACTCCGAGCCGCCCGAGTTCTGCTACAGCTCCGTGTGGCTGTCCATGAACTGCCTGGTGCTCGACCCGAAGACGGTCATCGTGGAGGCCTCCGAGGTCTACCAGCAAGAGGAGATGGACAAGCTCGGCATGAACGTCATCCCCGTCGACCTGCGCGGCGCCTACGCCTTCGGCGGCGGCCTGCACTGCTCCACGGCCGACGTCTACCGCGAGGGCGAGTGCCTCGACTACTTCCCGAACCGCGTCGCCGACCCGACCCTGGTTCGCCCGGAGATGTGGAACGACTAG
- a CDS encoding lantibiotic protection ABC transporter ATP-binding protein: protein MGFMVETNDLTRTFKGQKAVDRVSLHVPEGSVYGLLGPNGAGKSTLLKMLCGMLRPTSGEIAFAGRPWTRDDLNDIGALIESPPLYDNLTARENLRVRTSLLGVPESRIDEALATVGLPETGRKRAGQFSMGMKQRLGIALALVGHPRLLILDEPTNGLDPVGIQELRALVRSFPEHGITVVLSSHILNEVEHMADLVGIIVEGRLAYEAPLGEGVDLERLFMDVCLGKAVA, encoded by the coding sequence ATGGGATTCATGGTGGAAACGAACGATCTCACGAGGACGTTCAAAGGGCAGAAAGCGGTCGACCGGGTGTCGCTGCATGTGCCGGAAGGATCGGTGTACGGCCTTTTGGGGCCGAACGGCGCGGGGAAGTCGACGCTGCTCAAGATGCTGTGCGGCATGCTGCGGCCCACCTCGGGCGAGATCGCTTTCGCGGGTCGTCCGTGGACGCGCGACGACTTGAACGATATCGGGGCGCTCATCGAGTCGCCCCCGCTGTACGACAACTTGACGGCGCGGGAGAACCTGCGCGTGCGCACGTCGCTTCTGGGCGTTCCCGAAAGCCGTATCGACGAGGCGCTGGCCACGGTGGGACTTCCCGAAACGGGCAGGAAGCGCGCGGGCCAGTTCTCGATGGGCATGAAGCAGCGTCTGGGGATCGCGCTCGCGTTGGTGGGTCATCCGAGGCTGCTGATCCTGGACGAGCCGACCAACGGCCTTGATCCGGTGGGCATTCAAGAGCTGCGTGCCCTCGTCCGCTCGTTTCCGGAGCACGGCATCACGGTGGTGCTGTCGAGCCATATCCTGAACGAGGTGGAGCATATGGCCGATCTTGTGGGGATCATCGTGGAGGGCCGTCTGGCCTACGAGGCTCCACTCGGCGAGGGCGTCGATTTGGAGCGTTTGTTCATGGACGTGTGCCTGGGGAAGGCGGTGGCATGA
- a CDS encoding lantibiotic ABC transporter permease, which produces MAGAEARAKAREAGTRTCEAEPGRARVTFRRALRSEAVRMRHSPLVVLHVALAVALGALAGAYFAFSAWDSLLGTDAFFQLLGAGAPLLAGISCGLAADAEQRAGEGANVLGVSSRRGALAAKLAALLALCLMAAAIAAALFCGSLALAGRSLPDTAAVALATAGIALGSLCSYVILWCVALRFGRNASIGMGTLGFIAALTLMGGLANGLVTGTFSGAFSIGAAAFVPFAWPSRLASLPLELSIAAGMGAQAQVEALVAAYATVTCACTAITAVVLAVALAAANRFENPRRSGE; this is translated from the coding sequence ATGGCCGGGGCGGAGGCGCGCGCGAAGGCGCGCGAGGCCGGGACGCGAACTTGCGAGGCGGAGCCCGGTCGGGCGCGCGTGACGTTTCGGCGCGCGCTGCGCTCGGAGGCGGTTAGGATGCGCCACTCGCCGCTTGTGGTGCTGCATGTGGCGCTGGCTGTCGCGCTCGGCGCGCTGGCGGGTGCGTACTTCGCGTTCTCGGCATGGGATTCCCTGCTGGGAACCGACGCGTTCTTCCAGCTGCTCGGCGCGGGCGCGCCGCTTCTGGCGGGCATATCCTGCGGCTTGGCGGCGGATGCCGAGCAGCGGGCGGGCGAGGGCGCGAACGTGCTGGGCGTGTCGTCGAGGCGCGGCGCGCTGGCGGCGAAATTGGCGGCGCTGTTGGCGCTGTGCCTGATGGCTGCCGCTATCGCAGCCGCATTGTTCTGCGGCTCGCTGGCGCTGGCGGGCCGTTCGCTTCCCGATACGGCTGCGGTGGCGCTTGCGACGGCGGGCATCGCGCTGGGCAGTTTGTGCTCGTACGTCATCCTGTGGTGCGTCGCGCTGCGCTTCGGTCGCAACGCCTCCATCGGGATGGGGACGCTCGGCTTCATCGCGGCGCTGACGCTGATGGGAGGGCTGGCGAACGGCTTGGTCACCGGCACGTTCAGCGGAGCGTTCAGCATCGGGGCGGCCGCGTTTGTGCCGTTCGCGTGGCCCTCGCGTCTGGCTTCGCTTCCCTTGGAGCTGTCCATCGCCGCGGGCATGGGAGCGCAGGCGCAGGTCGAGGCTCTGGTCGCGGCGTACGCGACCGTGACGTGCGCATGCACGGCTATCACGGCGGTCGTGCTGGCGGTGGCGCTGGCGGCCGCGAACCGCTTCGAGAACCCGCGTCGCAGCGGCGAATAG
- a CDS encoding DMT family transporter has protein sequence MNQQAKYKLIGFIMMFASSSLMGGIGAFTRFIDAPGDFVSFWRNFAGLIALSLIFCFVGGSWKKIKETRFSGMMLLSGVFLGLLSGLYCLSTQYTTLANASFLIYTGPIYSTILAAIFLKEKLNIKGVLCIAAVVVGMLFIVGIVTPEGLTLDLDPKYTFGNAIAFASGVAYGLYLFFSRYREDCDSNVRSWWNFLFGSLSIVVLLVWHHFFLQPLSYTEKVNGVTQFDASGQIITHAWNMFTMPGSSWVVLIAAALITGFGAFYLLTHATKRLKAGELAAISYQETIMASLLGLFMFGETMTTFQIIGGALIVCGGVAQIFFSTAAASKQGEKIEKEEEIRENLEARLDQEQEREALS, from the coding sequence ATGAACCAACAAGCAAAGTACAAGCTTATCGGCTTCATCATGATGTTCGCATCATCGTCGCTGATGGGCGGTATCGGAGCCTTCACCCGCTTCATCGACGCACCCGGCGACTTCGTGTCGTTCTGGCGCAACTTCGCAGGCTTGATCGCCCTCTCCCTCATCTTCTGCTTCGTCGGCGGAAGCTGGAAGAAGATCAAGGAAACCCGTTTCTCCGGCATGATGCTGCTCTCCGGCGTGTTCTTGGGCCTGCTCTCTGGCCTGTACTGCCTGTCTACGCAGTACACCACGCTGGCGAACGCATCGTTCCTCATCTACACCGGCCCCATCTACTCAACCATCCTGGCAGCGATCTTCCTGAAGGAAAAGCTCAACATCAAGGGCGTCCTGTGCATCGCCGCCGTGGTCGTCGGCATGCTGTTCATCGTCGGCATCGTCACGCCCGAGGGTCTGACCCTCGACCTCGATCCGAAGTACACCTTCGGCAACGCCATCGCCTTCGCTTCCGGCGTGGCCTACGGCCTGTACCTGTTCTTCTCGCGCTACCGCGAGGACTGCGACTCCAACGTCCGCTCCTGGTGGAACTTCCTGTTCGGCTCGCTGTCCATCGTCGTGCTGCTCGTCTGGCACCACTTCTTCCTGCAGCCGCTGTCCTACACCGAGAAGGTCAACGGCGTGACGCAGTTCGACGCCTCGGGCCAGATCATCACCCACGCGTGGAACATGTTCACGATGCCCGGCTCGTCCTGGGTCGTGCTCATCGCCGCAGCGCTCATCACCGGCTTCGGCGCGTTCTACCTGCTCACCCATGCCACGAAACGCCTTAAGGCCGGCGAGCTGGCCGCCATCTCCTACCAGGAGACCATCATGGCGTCGCTTCTGGGCCTGTTCATGTTCGGCGAGACCATGACCACCTTCCAGATCATCGGCGGCGCGCTCATCGTCTGCGGTGGCGTCGCCCAGATCTTCTTCTCCACTGCAGCTGCAAGCAAGCAGGGCGAGAAGATCGAGAAGGAAGAGGAGATCCGCGAGAACCTTGAAGCGCGGCTCGACCAAGAGCAAGAGCGGGAAGCTCTCAGCTAG
- a CDS encoding response regulator transcription factor, with protein MARILAVDDDEAIRNLLGRVLGKDGHDVRCAACAEEVLALKLDRYDLVLLDVMMPGTDGFELCRAIRGSVDAPIVFLTARSSEDDAVYGLGLGADDYLRKPFGAAELRARVAAHLRRERRERKHALSFGALRLDLASREAYVGEATVPLTKTEFDVCEFLARHPGQAFSRDQIVENVLGWDAESAASTISVHVANARAKLKAAGAEPIDTVWGVGYKWTA; from the coding sequence ATGGCCCGCATACTCGCGGTCGACGACGACGAGGCGATCCGCAACCTGCTGGGACGCGTGCTGGGCAAGGACGGGCACGACGTGCGCTGCGCCGCATGCGCCGAGGAGGTGCTGGCGCTGAAGCTCGACCGCTACGATCTGGTGCTGCTGGACGTGATGATGCCGGGGACGGACGGGTTCGAGCTGTGCCGCGCCATCCGCGGCTCGGTGGACGCGCCCATCGTGTTTCTCACGGCACGAAGTTCCGAGGACGATGCCGTGTACGGCCTGGGCCTGGGGGCGGACGACTATCTGCGCAAGCCCTTCGGCGCGGCCGAGCTGCGCGCGAGGGTGGCGGCGCACCTGCGGCGGGAGCGGCGCGAGCGCAAGCACGCGCTGTCGTTCGGCGCGCTGCGTCTCGACCTCGCGTCGCGCGAGGCGTACGTGGGCGAGGCCACCGTGCCGCTGACGAAGACCGAGTTCGACGTGTGCGAGTTCCTGGCGCGCCATCCCGGCCAGGCGTTCTCGCGCGACCAGATCGTGGAGAACGTGCTGGGATGGGACGCGGAAAGCGCCGCGTCGACGATATCGGTGCATGTGGCGAACGCGCGCGCGAAACTGAAGGCGGCGGGCGCCGAGCCCATCGACACGGTGTGGGGAGTGGGGTACAAATGGACGGCGTGA
- a CDS encoding creatininase, producing MKPTVYMEEMDAFTYREKLAKDAVVFIPVGALEQHGSHMAMCVDAALTKAMAGATAEALVADTDGAMEAVVAAPINYGYRSQQRSGGGFHLSGTTSLSGTTLIALAKDVVFGLILHGARKIVLMNGHYENYQFIFEGAELALEKARENGIRDVKIQLLSYWDFVDDETIEALYPDGFTGWDLEHAGVMETSLMLLFHPDLVDLGKTDDPLYEGLPAELPNYDVLPIVPGYTPPSGCLSSPVESSREKGAILRNVAVKHMVEAVKHEFSGEGDYHEV from the coding sequence ATGAAACCCACTGTGTACATGGAGGAAATGGACGCGTTCACCTACCGCGAGAAGCTGGCGAAGGATGCCGTGGTGTTCATCCCCGTCGGCGCGCTGGAGCAGCACGGCTCCCACATGGCCATGTGCGTGGACGCCGCGCTGACCAAGGCGATGGCCGGCGCCACCGCCGAGGCGCTCGTCGCCGACACGGACGGCGCAATGGAAGCCGTCGTGGCCGCGCCCATCAACTACGGCTACCGTTCCCAGCAGCGCTCGGGCGGCGGCTTCCACCTCTCGGGCACCACGTCGCTGTCGGGAACGACGCTCATCGCGCTGGCGAAGGACGTGGTGTTCGGCCTCATCCTGCATGGTGCGCGCAAGATCGTGCTGATGAACGGTCATTACGAGAACTACCAGTTCATCTTCGAAGGCGCCGAGCTGGCGCTGGAGAAAGCGCGCGAGAACGGCATCCGCGACGTGAAAATCCAACTCTTGTCGTACTGGGACTTCGTCGACGACGAGACCATCGAGGCCCTGTATCCCGACGGCTTCACCGGCTGGGATCTGGAGCACGCCGGCGTCATGGAGACGTCGCTCATGCTGCTGTTCCACCCCGACCTCGTCGACCTGGGCAAGACCGACGACCCGCTGTACGAGGGGCTGCCGGCCGAGCTGCCGAACTACGACGTGCTGCCCATCGTGCCCGGCTACACGCCGCCGTCGGGCTGCCTGTCCTCGCCCGTGGAATCCTCGCGCGAGAAGGGGGCGATCCTGCGCAACGTCGCCGTGAAGCACATGGTGGAAGCCGTGAAGCACGAGTTCTCGGGCGAGGGTGACTACCATGAGGTCTAA
- a CDS encoding BCCT family transporter: MRSKSSDDDARKHVHPMEVENESGEVDPEPKEAQAARLGRTVRHDHVIRAASVAIVAVVLGIALVSADTFINAVGVLRTFVTQYCSWWIVLCAFLCFAVCIFVAVTKLGSIRLGGKDAKPAFSYFSWFAMLFATGQGVGLVFWAVAEPIMMYGGTPFNAPDPLFAGDTALAWTYFHWAIPAWAIYAIVSLFMAYARYNMHKDTTFRGTVEDLFPARAKRPVGIVVEILVVIATIFGLTTSLGLASYQFNSGIQQIFNIQTGQALQVAFVILFGSIATMSVWFGVVRGIKKISNANAVMSIVFVAAVFIFGPTLYILGVLPESLSVFIDQFMLMSGFTEAVNLGAGIASYGDSWQAFWSFFIFCWCFAFATFTAGFVSTISRGRTLREFVGGVVFVPAAVCIVWTCVVGGTGVWAAMSDPGIVAQTNADSSMGLFLTIDSVPLIGGVLTVLATILIGGYIVTSVDSGVMALSNFVSPAARQSRGFKALLALCITALAVLFMVTAGQDFLSTIQFATIAGGIPFSVIVILMGVQFFKWVKHDEQLVERGLAEPFPEDSLAARQLRQWHEEREAREAEKAWLTRHEEVDVPDGAGLDESMKEVSR; encoded by the coding sequence ATGAGGTCTAAGAGCTCGGACGACGACGCGCGCAAGCACGTCCACCCCATGGAGGTGGAGAACGAGTCGGGCGAAGTGGATCCGGAGCCGAAGGAAGCCCAGGCCGCACGGCTCGGACGCACGGTCAGGCATGACCATGTCATCCGAGCCGCGTCGGTGGCCATCGTCGCCGTCGTGCTAGGCATCGCGCTGGTCAGCGCCGACACGTTCATCAACGCGGTTGGCGTGCTGCGCACGTTCGTCACCCAGTACTGCAGCTGGTGGATCGTGCTGTGCGCGTTTTTGTGCTTCGCCGTATGCATATTCGTAGCGGTGACGAAGCTCGGTTCGATCCGCCTGGGCGGCAAGGACGCCAAGCCCGCGTTCTCGTACTTCTCCTGGTTCGCGATGCTGTTCGCCACCGGGCAGGGCGTGGGCCTGGTGTTCTGGGCGGTGGCCGAGCCTATCATGATGTACGGGGGCACCCCGTTCAACGCCCCCGACCCCCTGTTCGCCGGAGACACGGCGCTTGCATGGACGTATTTCCACTGGGCCATCCCGGCGTGGGCCATCTACGCCATCGTCTCGCTTTTCATGGCTTACGCCCGCTACAACATGCACAAGGACACCACGTTCCGCGGCACGGTGGAGGATCTGTTCCCCGCCCGCGCGAAGCGGCCCGTCGGCATCGTGGTGGAGATCCTCGTGGTCATCGCCACCATCTTTGGGCTGACCACGTCGCTCGGACTTGCATCGTACCAGTTCAACAGCGGTATTCAACAGATCTTCAACATCCAGACGGGGCAAGCCCTGCAGGTGGCGTTCGTCATCCTGTTCGGATCCATCGCAACGATGTCGGTGTGGTTCGGCGTGGTGAGGGGCATCAAGAAGATCTCGAACGCGAACGCCGTCATGTCCATCGTGTTCGTCGCTGCCGTGTTCATTTTCGGCCCCACGCTGTACATCCTGGGCGTGCTGCCCGAGTCGCTCAGCGTGTTCATCGACCAGTTCATGCTGATGAGCGGGTTCACCGAAGCCGTGAACCTGGGCGCGGGCATCGCCTCGTACGGTGATTCCTGGCAGGCGTTCTGGTCGTTCTTCATCTTCTGCTGGTGCTTCGCGTTCGCCACGTTCACGGCGGGCTTCGTGTCCACCATCTCCCGCGGGCGCACGCTGCGCGAGTTCGTAGGCGGCGTGGTGTTCGTGCCCGCGGCCGTATGCATCGTATGGACGTGCGTGGTGGGCGGCACCGGCGTGTGGGCCGCCATGTCCGACCCCGGCATCGTGGCGCAGACCAACGCCGACTCCTCGATGGGGCTGTTCCTCACCATCGACAGCGTACCTCTGATCGGCGGCGTGCTGACCGTGCTGGCAACCATCCTCATCGGCGGCTATATCGTGACCTCGGTGGACTCCGGCGTCATGGCGCTGTCGAACTTCGTGTCTCCCGCCGCGCGCCAGAGCCGCGGCTTCAAGGCGCTGCTGGCGCTGTGCATCACGGCGCTCGCCGTGCTGTTCATGGTGACGGCCGGACAGGACTTCCTCAGCACCATCCAATTCGCCACCATCGCCGGCGGCATCCCGTTCAGCGTCATCGTGATCCTCATGGGCGTCCAGTTCTTCAAATGGGTCAAGCACGACGAGCAGCTGGTGGAACGCGGCCTGGCCGAGCCGTTTCCCGAAGACTCGCTTGCGGCCCGGCAGCTGCGTCAGTGGCACGAGGAGAGGGAGGCGCGCGAAGCCGAGAAGGCATGGCTCACGCGGCATGAGGAGGTCGACGTCCCCGACGGAGCCGGCCTCGACGAATCGATGAAGGAGGTGTCGCGATGA